From Calothrix sp. PCC 6303, a single genomic window includes:
- a CDS encoding CIA30 family protein: MTNETRGQWDLGRFIQTLNYFEVVPPLNWIQNILQGKFFQNSQNQPDGAKKMGVILVAGATGGVGKRVVQRLLQQGYRVRCLVRDIEKARNILGNDTDLIVADITKPETLNELVMSNIQAVICCTSVRVQPVEGDTPNRDKYNQGIKFYQPEIVGDTPENVEYQGVKNLVEAAAKYLPQGDEKLVFDFTNPSTDLKNIWGALDDVVMGGVSSSNMSFLDSSAIFAGNISIANSGGFASVRTKNFDPAINLSGYEGIDLKVKGDGKRYKLFLRSDSAWDGVGYSYSFDTEADTWINIKVPFSNLIPVFRAKVVRDRPPIDTSKICSLQLMLSKFEYDGELNPKFSAGAFALEVESIKAYGGSKLPRFVLISSAGVTRPGREGINLEEEPPAVRLNDQLGGILTWKLRGEDSLRTSGIPYTIIRPCALTEETGGKELLAEQGDNIRGKISRDDVAELCLQALQETAASNVTFEVKQGENQMGNPGWKTLFSQLKSDS, translated from the coding sequence ATGACTAATGAAACTCGCGGACAATGGGATTTAGGTAGATTTATTCAAACACTCAACTATTTTGAAGTTGTACCACCTTTAAATTGGATTCAAAATATACTACAGGGTAAGTTCTTTCAGAATAGCCAAAATCAGCCAGATGGAGCCAAAAAAATGGGTGTAATCTTAGTTGCAGGGGCAACAGGTGGTGTGGGTAAACGAGTTGTACAACGCTTACTTCAGCAGGGTTATCGAGTGAGATGTCTAGTGCGTGACATCGAAAAAGCTAGAAATATTCTTGGTAACGATACTGATTTAATAGTTGCCGATATTACCAAACCTGAAACTTTAAACGAATTAGTTATGTCAAATATCCAAGCTGTAATTTGCTGTACATCAGTGCGTGTGCAGCCTGTAGAAGGCGATACACCTAATCGTGACAAATATAACCAAGGTATTAAATTTTATCAACCGGAAATAGTCGGTGACACACCTGAAAATGTTGAATATCAAGGTGTCAAAAATTTAGTTGAGGCAGCGGCAAAATACCTCCCCCAAGGAGACGAGAAGCTAGTTTTCGACTTTACTAACCCATCAACAGATTTGAAAAATATTTGGGGTGCTTTGGATGATGTGGTGATGGGTGGAGTTAGTAGCAGTAATATGAGTTTTCTTGATAGTTCAGCTATATTCGCTGGAAATATTTCCATTGCCAATTCTGGAGGTTTTGCCTCAGTTAGAACTAAAAACTTTGATCCAGCAATCAATTTATCTGGTTATGAAGGAATTGATTTAAAAGTTAAAGGTGATGGCAAACGCTATAAATTATTTTTGCGTTCTGATTCTGCCTGGGATGGTGTTGGTTATAGTTATTCCTTTGACACAGAAGCAGATACTTGGATTAATATTAAAGTTCCCTTCAGTAATTTAATTCCTGTATTTCGTGCCAAAGTTGTTAGGGATCGTCCTCCAATAGATACCAGTAAAATTTGCTCTTTACAATTAATGTTAAGTAAATTTGAGTATGATGGTGAACTAAATCCCAAGTTTTCTGCTGGTGCTTTTGCTTTGGAAGTAGAATCAATCAAAGCCTACGGAGGTAGCAAATTACCTAGATTTGTCCTCATTAGTTCCGCAGGTGTCACCCGTCCTGGAAGAGAGGGAATTAACTTAGAAGAAGAACCCCCCGCAGTTAGATTAAATGATCAATTGGGAGGAATATTAACTTGGAAACTGAGAGGAGAAGATAGTTTAAGGACAAGTGGTATTCCTTATACAATTATTCGTCCTTGTGCTTTAACTGAGGAAACTGGTGGTAAAGAATTATTAGCTGAACAAGGTGATAATATTCGCGGCAAAATCAGCCGGGATGATGTTGCTGAATTGTGTTTACAGGCATTACAAGAAACAGCAGCATCTAATGTCACTTTTGAAGTGAAACAAGGAGAAAATCAAATGGGGAATCCAGGATGGAAAACCTTATTTTCTCAGTTAAAAAGTGATAGCTGA
- a CDS encoding ABC transporter substrate-binding protein — protein sequence MLYKLQHLKLINLIFIIFIVSTLIIACESPKVNHLEKKSLNPACIQQYDANRDYFPDKVTITRAQGFTVEYHKNYKVITINNPWKDAKTGFKYVLVQCGTPTPKDILENNKNAQVITVPVNSVVSLSTTHLPHLAKLGVVDKLLGVSDTKTVNTSEVVEKIKTGIIANVGNNASVNIEKILELNPELITTYGTGNTQIDSYPKLLEAALKVAINAEYMEDSPLGRSEWLKFTALFFNKEKEAEQIFGEVEQKYQQIATKAKAAKSRPSVFVGFNFKGTWYMPGGNSYTAKYLEDAGANYLWSNEESSGSLPLSFEAIIERATNADFWLNLSQKWNLKQDILAEDNRYADFKAVKNGNIYNNNLRINKGGGNDYWEGGISNPDAVLSDLIKIFHPEILPQHELVFYRRVQ from the coding sequence ATGTTATATAAGCTGCAACATTTAAAACTAATTAATTTAATTTTCATTATATTTATTGTTTCTACATTAATCATTGCTTGCGAAAGTCCGAAAGTTAATCATCTTGAAAAAAAATCCCTTAATCCAGCCTGTATTCAACAATACGACGCAAACCGCGATTATTTCCCTGATAAAGTGACTATTACCCGCGCTCAGGGTTTTACTGTGGAATATCATAAAAACTATAAAGTGATTACAATTAATAATCCTTGGAAGGATGCAAAAACTGGCTTTAAATATGTTTTAGTTCAATGCGGCACTCCTACACCGAAAGATATTCTAGAAAATAACAAAAATGCCCAAGTAATTACTGTCCCAGTTAATTCTGTGGTTTCCCTTTCCACAACTCATTTACCCCATTTAGCGAAACTGGGAGTTGTCGATAAATTACTTGGAGTCAGCGATACGAAAACAGTCAATACCTCTGAGGTTGTAGAAAAAATTAAAACTGGCATTATTGCAAATGTTGGCAATAATGCCAGCGTTAATATTGAGAAAATATTAGAATTAAATCCAGAATTAATTACAACTTATGGAACTGGAAACACCCAAATCGATAGTTATCCAAAGTTGTTAGAAGCAGCTTTAAAAGTGGCAATCAATGCCGAATATATGGAAGATTCACCTTTGGGTAGAAGCGAATGGTTAAAATTTACGGCTTTATTCTTTAATAAAGAGAAAGAGGCAGAACAAATATTTGGGGAAGTAGAACAAAAGTATCAACAAATAGCAACTAAGGCAAAAGCAGCAAAATCACGTCCAAGTGTGTTTGTGGGATTTAATTTTAAAGGCACTTGGTATATGCCGGGTGGTAATAGTTATACTGCCAAGTATTTAGAGGATGCAGGGGCAAACTATCTTTGGAGTAATGAAGAGTCTTCGGGAAGTTTACCTTTATCTTTTGAGGCAATTATCGAACGGGCAACAAATGCTGATTTCTGGTTGAATCTTAGCCAAAAATGGAATTTAAAGCAAGATATTCTAGCCGAAGATAATCGATATGCTGATTTTAAAGCTGTTAAAAATGGGAATATCTATAATAATAATTTGCGGATAAATAAAGGTGGAGGAAATGACTACTGGGAAGGGGGAATTAGTAATCCTGATGCGGTTTTATCTGATTTAATTAAGATTTTTCATCCAGAGATTTTACCGCAGCATGAGTTAGTTTTTTATCGTCGTGTTCAGTAA
- a CDS encoding Mo-dependent nitrogenase C-terminal domain-containing protein produces MTSFTQLQKENDCLFPIKQWLESMEVSDSQFAHFLCKSIPAQCPFERDIIVFGKKLFHIPPMCKLNPFYEQIVYLRFKALSYLADECGEDVSAYC; encoded by the coding sequence ATGACCAGCTTTACCCAACTACAAAAAGAAAATGACTGTTTATTTCCCATCAAACAGTGGTTAGAATCGATGGAAGTTAGTGATTCGCAATTTGCTCATTTTCTCTGTAAATCAATTCCTGCACAATGCCCTTTTGAACGCGATATTATTGTATTCGGCAAAAAGTTGTTTCATATTCCTCCAATGTGCAAACTTAATCCTTTTTACGAACAAATAGTTTACTTACGCTTTAAAGCACTCTCTTATCTTGCAGATGAATGTGGTGAAGATGTCAGTGCTTATTGCTAG
- a CDS encoding (2Fe-2S) ferredoxin domain-containing protein, giving the protein MIEFNPCVIPLNQKTTEATGNGWTIEYEYFDCRCDVLACLTYTLFQQNWHQIGLGHLEQGSVLELEFHEAPKKCVLYDGYLTVITQGWHFHLCIEETIGGPNSETPLEVRQQRLINKGAFYRRINSEGEPHSWGIQFWNGAGEKVMTIFLPNPYVEDENLLPDGKANFSKLELYKQLREIYVLGTKEIPFTKNPFKCSYIAVCTSGRCYPSRKWQPTFDALSAAVEKAGLDIEVRTTGCLQVCKLGPVAFYSDDKTWYSRVKPEVAKKIVNEHLVEGKKVTEYIYPPV; this is encoded by the coding sequence ATGATTGAATTCAATCCTTGTGTTATCCCACTCAATCAGAAAACAACTGAAGCAACAGGAAACGGTTGGACAATTGAATATGAGTATTTTGATTGTCGATGTGATGTACTTGCTTGTTTAACTTACACATTATTTCAACAAAATTGGCATCAAATTGGTTTAGGACATTTAGAACAAGGTAGCGTTTTAGAGTTAGAATTTCACGAAGCACCAAAAAAATGCGTTCTCTATGATGGATATCTGACTGTGATTACACAGGGTTGGCATTTTCACTTGTGTATTGAAGAAACTATAGGTGGTCCAAATTCAGAGACTCCACTAGAAGTAAGGCAGCAAAGATTAATTAATAAAGGTGCATTTTATAGACGTATTAATTCAGAAGGAGAACCCCACAGTTGGGGTATTCAGTTTTGGAATGGTGCGGGTGAAAAAGTAATGACTATATTTTTGCCAAATCCATATGTAGAAGATGAAAATTTATTACCTGATGGTAAAGCAAATTTTAGCAAATTAGAGCTATATAAACAACTTCGAGAAATTTATGTGTTAGGAACAAAGGAAATTCCTTTTACTAAAAATCCTTTTAAGTGTTCTTATATAGCTGTTTGTACATCCGGACGCTGTTACCCCTCGCGGAAATGGCAACCTACATTTGATGCACTTTCTGCGGCAGTTGAAAAAGCAGGTTTGGATATAGAAGTGCGAACAACCGGTTGTTTGCAGGTTTGTAAATTGGGTCCGGTGGCATTTTATTCTGATGATAAAACTTGGTACAGTCGGGTGAAACCAGAAGTTGCCAAAAAGATTGTTAATGAACATTTAGTTGAAGGGAAAAAGGTGACAGAGTATATCTATCCACCTGTATAG
- a CDS encoding TonB-dependent receptor has product MRNNMFNSQLGTKFAVSSLAAILGIFSGSYKARATEIPLISNFPKNEGTASDLQPATQVIPNNKIAEVAQESTPTEEQKEEKEPDIEINVVDKLLNEPVYSPFRREGTVKDSTRPIYVITGEEMEAQGVRTVREALKFVPGILPDGTVGTEPHALSGQFIRGSNGEQVLILLDGRPINNLGSGRFDLSEFTTNNIERVEVLPGGGSTLYGSDAIGGVINIITRRPTDKTTTEAKVNVGAYGLNQQTIQNSGKAGDIGWVVGYNRTQSQYNYPFSIPEANFRGTRKNNDALFNNFNVKLEANLGKRNTLTFSTQYLGKEQGTPGGVPILVPQFGQGSGNVLTDKNRKYTDQVLNDLSWSSKLGGGNDSLLTARFYTDFLNTRFDSNSITNPPQFNRRFETKQSSYGFQATHSWNFSKNHSIVYGFDYRNVNVVSSAIRNSTGVNTINYDDNIGQSAIFARYETSLIPNVKFNLGLRQDFNTLANASATSPSIGAKWDISNSTTIRANYIRNFRVPTVSNLFSLNPTFIGNPNLKPEKGDSFDIGIDQKLGDIGLLRLTFFQNNISDLIAFKSIRPAVNGVTGTWENIGLVETSGIEAALNLQIAKNIYAFVNYTANDPRIKKSSNPAEINKELRFAGADKLNLGVSYENTQGLYLGLLMNSLGKYPTNNTNTESLAGYTTFDAKTRIPLSQNFTLNASVDNIFNQRYQLFAGFPDAGRVFQVGLSANF; this is encoded by the coding sequence ATGAGAAATAATATGTTTAATTCCCAATTGGGAACTAAGTTTGCTGTGTCTAGTTTGGCAGCAATATTGGGGATATTCTCTGGAAGTTACAAAGCTAGGGCAACGGAAATCCCCCTAATATCCAACTTTCCCAAAAACGAAGGTACTGCTTCAGATTTACAACCAGCTACACAAGTCATACCCAACAACAAAATAGCAGAAGTCGCTCAAGAATCGACACCAACAGAAGAACAAAAAGAAGAGAAAGAACCCGACATCGAAATAAACGTCGTCGATAAATTATTGAATGAACCTGTGTACTCTCCTTTTCGTCGGGAAGGGACAGTTAAAGATTCTACCCGTCCCATATATGTGATTACGGGTGAAGAAATGGAAGCACAGGGTGTGAGAACAGTCCGAGAAGCACTCAAATTTGTTCCTGGTATCTTACCAGATGGAACTGTTGGAACTGAACCCCATGCATTAAGTGGTCAATTTATTCGTGGTTCTAATGGTGAACAGGTGCTAATTCTGCTTGACGGCAGACCAATTAATAACTTAGGTAGTGGTCGTTTTGATCTGTCAGAATTCACTACCAATAACATTGAGCGAGTCGAAGTGTTACCAGGTGGTGGTTCAACTCTTTATGGTTCTGATGCAATTGGTGGAGTAATTAATATTATTACCCGTCGTCCCACAGATAAAACCACAACTGAAGCAAAGGTAAATGTTGGTGCTTATGGATTGAATCAACAGACTATTCAAAATAGTGGAAAAGCTGGGGATATTGGTTGGGTAGTGGGATATAATCGCACTCAATCCCAATATAATTATCCTTTTTCAATTCCCGAAGCTAACTTTAGGGGAACCAGAAAAAATAACGATGCTCTCTTCAATAACTTTAACGTTAAATTAGAAGCAAATTTAGGTAAGCGTAATACTCTAACTTTTTCCACACAATACTTAGGAAAAGAACAAGGAACACCAGGAGGAGTTCCCATACTTGTACCACAATTTGGTCAAGGTTCTGGTAATGTACTAACCGATAAAAACCGCAAATATACAGACCAAGTTTTAAATGATTTAAGCTGGAGTTCTAAGCTTGGAGGGGGAAATGATTCGCTATTAACAGCCAGATTCTACACCGATTTTCTCAATACTCGCTTTGACTCTAACTCCATCACTAATCCACCTCAATTCAACAGAAGATTCGAGACAAAACAAAGTTCTTACGGTTTTCAAGCTACCCATAGCTGGAACTTCAGCAAAAATCACAGTATAGTTTATGGTTTTGACTATCGAAATGTGAATGTTGTTAGTAGTGCAATCAGAAATTCTACAGGTGTCAACACAATTAACTATGACGATAATATTGGGCAAAGTGCTATTTTTGCCAGATACGAAACAAGTCTTATTCCTAACGTCAAATTCAATTTAGGTTTGCGTCAAGATTTCAACACTTTAGCCAATGCTTCTGCAACATCACCATCAATTGGTGCAAAATGGGATATCAGCAACTCTACTACTATACGGGCAAACTACATCAGAAATTTTCGTGTCCCAACGGTAAGCAACTTATTTAGTCTTAACCCAACATTTATCGGGAATCCCAACCTTAAACCAGAAAAAGGAGATAGTTTTGATATTGGTATCGACCAAAAATTAGGGGACATTGGTTTGTTGCGCTTAACTTTTTTCCAAAATAACATATCAGACCTAATTGCTTTCAAATCTATTAGACCAGCCGTGAATGGAGTAACGGGAACTTGGGAAAATATCGGCTTAGTTGAAACTTCAGGAATTGAAGCGGCATTAAATTTACAAATTGCTAAAAATATCTATGCTTTTGTAAATTATACGGCAAATGATCCACGCATCAAAAAAAGTTCTAATCCGGCAGAAATCAACAAAGAGTTACGATTTGCAGGTGCAGATAAACTAAATTTGGGTGTTTCCTATGAAAATACTCAAGGTTTATATCTTGGACTATTGATGAATTCTCTGGGGAAATATCCTACGAATAATACCAACACTGAGTCATTAGCAGGTTACACAACTTTTGATGCAAAAACTCGCATTCCCCTCAGTCAGAACTTCACCCTTAATGCTAGTGTAGATAATATCTTTAATCAAAGATATCAATTATTTGCTGGATTTCCGGATGCGGGTAGAGTATTTCAAGTTGGTTTAAGTGCTAATTTCTAA
- the cobJ gene encoding precorrin-3B C(17)-methyltransferase yields MFSSAAIVVLNQNSVSLARKIATVLATVAPKVTIYGLVGRTSGVDVSFDNFGETLRKLFTDGVPIIGICAAGILIRTLAPIISDKRQEPPVLAIGEDGSAVVPLLGGLRGVNDLARQIATGLGVEAAITTAGDIRFRTALLSPPPGYELANPEAAKGFIADLLAGAKVKLEGKATWLEESKLPVDEEGELRIWVTESKAGYIPNCLVYHPKTIAVGISDVGEMKAEDIVSVVRQILDVAELAIASLAGLFVLQSDAASPTVNQVAKLLNLPLRILDTENPQTSTSLVLAATNNLGRLLVSPIPNIGVAVSQELINTNNLGKPRGKLSVVGTGPGASEWMSPEVKQILGEATDLVGYSFYLDLAGTLQPGQQRHDSDNREELARAKMALDLAATGKNVAVVSSGDPGIYAMAAAIFEVLDTAFDPAWQHVQIQVCPGISAIQAAAARIGAPIGHDFCVISLSNILKSWSIIERRIIAAAGADLVIAFYNPASKQRRQEIISASEILKKYRSPQTPIVIARNLGREGESIEVVKLDEFQPAEVDMRSLILIGSSQTRVVNHPGGVWVYTPRHYKA; encoded by the coding sequence ATGTTTTCATCTGCTGCAATTGTTGTTCTCAATCAAAATAGTGTCTCCCTTGCTCGGAAAATTGCGACAGTATTAGCTACAGTCGCACCCAAAGTGACAATCTATGGTTTGGTGGGGAGAACATCGGGTGTTGATGTGAGTTTCGACAATTTTGGTGAAACTTTACGAAAATTATTTACAGATGGAGTCCCAATTATTGGTATCTGTGCAGCGGGAATTTTGATTCGTACCCTAGCACCAATTATCTCTGATAAGCGTCAAGAACCTCCAGTTTTGGCTATAGGGGAGGATGGGAGTGCGGTAGTTCCTTTGTTGGGGGGACTTAGGGGGGTGAACGATTTAGCTAGGCAAATTGCCACAGGGTTGGGTGTGGAAGCGGCAATTACCACAGCAGGAGATATCCGGTTTCGTACTGCTTTACTGTCCCCTCCACCAGGGTATGAGTTGGCAAATCCGGAAGCAGCAAAGGGGTTTATTGCTGATTTACTTGCAGGTGCAAAGGTGAAGTTGGAGGGGAAAGCAACTTGGTTGGAGGAAAGTAAGTTACCTGTTGATGAGGAGGGAGAATTAAGGATTTGGGTGACGGAATCTAAAGCTGGTTATATTCCCAATTGTTTGGTGTACCATCCCAAAACTATCGCGGTGGGAATTAGTGATGTTGGGGAGATGAAAGCAGAGGATATTGTGAGTGTGGTACGGCAAATATTGGATGTTGCTGAATTAGCGATCGCATCTCTGGCGGGACTATTTGTTTTACAATCGGATGCAGCCTCCCCCACTGTAAATCAGGTTGCGAAGTTGCTAAATTTGCCTTTGCGGATTCTAGATACAGAGAATCCGCAAACATCTACATCTTTGGTTTTAGCTGCGACAAATAATTTAGGAAGGTTGTTAGTTTCCCCAATTCCGAATATTGGTGTTGCAGTATCTCAAGAACTAATTAATACAAATAATTTAGGAAAACCCAGGGGTAAATTATCCGTTGTGGGGACTGGACCCGGTGCTAGTGAATGGATGTCACCGGAGGTGAAACAAATACTTGGGGAAGCGACAGACTTGGTTGGTTATAGTTTTTACTTAGATTTAGCTGGAACTTTACAACCTGGACAACAACGGCATGATTCCGATAACCGGGAAGAATTAGCTAGGGCAAAGATGGCGCTAGATTTGGCAGCAACAGGCAAAAATGTCGCGGTTGTTTCTTCTGGAGATCCGGGAATTTATGCCATGGCAGCGGCGATATTTGAAGTGTTAGATACAGCTTTTGACCCTGCATGGCAACATGTTCAAATTCAGGTTTGTCCTGGTATATCTGCCATCCAAGCTGCTGCGGCTCGAATTGGTGCGCCAATTGGTCATGATTTCTGCGTAATTTCCCTGTCAAATATTCTCAAATCTTGGTCAATTATCGAACGACGAATTATTGCGGCAGCAGGAGCAGATTTAGTAATAGCTTTCTACAACCCAGCTTCTAAGCAACGTCGCCAAGAAATCATCTCCGCATCTGAAATATTAAAAAAGTATCGTTCACCACAAACGCCAATAGTAATAGCGAGAAACTTGGGAAGAGAAGGAGAATCAATAGAAGTAGTGAAATTAGACGAATTTCAGCCAGCCGAAGTTGACATGCGATCGCTTATCCTAATTGGTTCTAGTCAAACAAGGGTTGTGAATCATCCAGGAGGGGTTTGGGTATACACACCAAGACATTACAAAGCTTAA
- the arsM gene encoding arsenosugar biosynthesis arsenite methyltransferase ArsM — protein MTYLETAAQFYSEVAQTPEVGLCCVQSAPLSLPGLNIPVKMQEMNYGCGTTVHPAELGSQSTVLYVGVGGGLEALQFAYFCRFPGAVIAVDPVVAMREAAISNLEIAATENPWFDAKFVEIRAGDAFNLPVADASVDVVAQNCLFNIFEPEDLTRALREAYRVLKPGGRLQMSDPIATQPIPKHLQQDERLRAMCLSGALTYDEYIQRIIDVGFGQVEIRARRPYRLLNSEIYDLPDHLLLESLDSVSFKLPIPEDGACIFTGKTAIYSGSMAYFDDNNGHILQAGIPTAVCDKTASKLAQVIPEDLIITDSTWYYDGGGCC, from the coding sequence ATGACTTATCTTGAAACCGCAGCCCAATTCTATAGCGAAGTTGCCCAAACCCCAGAAGTTGGACTTTGCTGTGTTCAAAGCGCACCATTGTCACTACCAGGTTTAAATATCCCGGTAAAAATGCAGGAAATGAATTATGGTTGTGGTACCACCGTTCACCCCGCAGAATTGGGTAGCCAATCAACCGTATTATATGTTGGAGTTGGTGGAGGTTTAGAAGCATTACAATTTGCCTATTTTTGTCGATTTCCCGGTGCTGTTATCGCTGTAGATCCGGTTGTGGCAATGCGTGAAGCAGCTATCAGTAATCTGGAAATAGCCGCAACAGAAAACCCTTGGTTTGATGCTAAATTCGTGGAAATTCGTGCAGGTGATGCGTTTAACTTACCTGTTGCCGATGCATCCGTAGATGTTGTGGCTCAAAATTGCCTTTTTAACATCTTTGAACCAGAAGATTTAACCCGTGCATTACGTGAAGCATACCGAGTGTTAAAACCAGGTGGACGCTTGCAAATGAGTGATCCGATTGCCACCCAGCCAATCCCCAAACATCTCCAACAGGATGAACGCTTGCGGGCAATGTGTTTATCAGGTGCATTGACCTATGATGAGTATATTCAAAGAATTATTGATGTTGGGTTTGGTCAAGTAGAAATTCGTGCCCGTCGTCCCTATCGATTGTTAAATTCAGAAATCTATGACTTGCCTGACCATTTACTTTTAGAAAGTCTTGATTCAGTATCTTTTAAACTTCCAATTCCTGAAGATGGAGCCTGTATTTTTACTGGTAAAACAGCGATTTATAGCGGTTCAATGGCATATTTTGATGACAATAATGGTCATATTCTCCAAGCTGGAATTCCCACAGCAGTCTGCGATAAAACAGCAAGTAAATTAGCACAAGTAATACCAGAAGACTTAATAATCACAGATTCAACTTGGTATTATGATGGCGGTGGCTGCTGTTAA
- a CDS encoding response regulator transcription factor — MKSHILLVEDEIKLARLVESELSYEGYQVTVAYDGLAGLNNARQLKPDLLIIDWKLPNLSGLEICRRLRITGDQVPIVLLTAKDEISDRVAGLDAGADDYILKPLRGDDLMSRVRAHLRKQPKLDPDLLEFEDLTLNKRTKHVHRGVRSIDLTAKEFDLLEYLIAHPRQVITRDRILESVWGYEFMGDSNIIEVYIRYLRLKLEAENEKRLIQTVRGVGYVLRE, encoded by the coding sequence ATGAAATCACATATTTTACTAGTTGAAGATGAGATAAAACTGGCTCGACTCGTTGAGTCTGAGTTGAGCTATGAAGGCTATCAAGTAACTGTGGCGTATGATGGATTGGCTGGACTGAATAATGCACGGCAGTTAAAGCCAGATTTGTTGATTATCGATTGGAAATTACCAAATTTATCTGGATTAGAAATTTGTCGTCGCTTGCGAATTACAGGCGACCAAGTACCGATAGTATTATTAACAGCGAAAGATGAAATAAGCGATCGCGTTGCTGGATTAGATGCTGGTGCAGATGACTACATCCTCAAACCGTTGAGGGGAGATGACTTGATGTCACGGGTTCGTGCCCATTTGCGGAAACAACCAAAACTCGATCCGGACTTACTAGAATTTGAAGATTTAACCTTGAATAAACGCACTAAGCACGTACACCGGGGAGTACGTTCCATTGATTTAACCGCTAAAGAATTTGATTTATTGGAATATTTGATTGCCCACCCTCGACAAGTTATCACACGCGATCGCATTTTAGAATCGGTGTGGGGTTATGAGTTCATGGGAGACTCTAATATCATCGAAGTTTATATCCGCTACCTACGTCTGAAACTAGAGGCTGAAAATGAAAAACGCCTCATTCAAACGGTGCGGGGAGTTGGCTACGTTTTGCGTGAATAA
- a CDS encoding iron ABC transporter permease, giving the protein MYIIKDFYKALIAREYLVFVLLIGVLILAFLLDIAVGSVQVPITDVVKVLFGGDAEKISWTNIIFKFRLPKAITAMLAGAALGVSGLQMQTIFKNPLAGPFVLGISSGASLGVALVVLTANVVGAGAIFQTLGVFGDLSLVIASSLGAAAVLGLVLLVSRRVQDTMTLLILGLLFGYATSALVSILLQFSDRQQIQTYLQWTFGSFGGVTWKQIPILGSVVLLGLVVAALLSKPLNVLLVGESYALTLGLNLKRTRFWVITSASILAGVVTAFCGPIAFLGVAVPHLCRSMFNSYDHRILVPGVMIMGAIMALFADLMCVAPGNEMVLPLNSVTALVGTPVVSWVILRRYYTK; this is encoded by the coding sequence ATGTATATTATTAAAGATTTCTATAAGGCTTTAATTGCAAGAGAATATTTAGTTTTTGTGTTGTTGATTGGGGTATTAATTCTGGCTTTTTTGTTAGATATTGCTGTTGGTTCGGTGCAAGTCCCTATTACTGATGTTGTTAAGGTTTTATTTGGTGGGGATGCGGAAAAGATTAGTTGGACAAATATTATTTTTAAGTTTAGATTACCCAAAGCTATAACCGCTATGCTTGCTGGTGCTGCTTTGGGTGTGAGTGGATTGCAGATGCAAACTATTTTTAAAAATCCACTTGCGGGACCTTTTGTGTTAGGAATTAGTTCTGGTGCTTCCTTGGGTGTAGCTTTAGTTGTGTTGACAGCAAATGTTGTTGGTGCGGGGGCAATTTTTCAAACTTTGGGTGTTTTTGGGGATTTAAGTTTGGTAATTGCGTCAAGTTTGGGTGCTGCTGCTGTGCTAGGGTTGGTATTACTTGTGTCGCGTCGGGTTCAAGATACAATGACGCTATTGATTTTGGGATTGTTGTTTGGATATGCCACAAGTGCGTTAGTTAGCATCTTATTACAATTTAGCGATCGCCAACAAATTCAAACATATCTGCAATGGACTTTTGGTAGCTTTGGGGGAGTGACATGGAAACAAATTCCTATTTTAGGAAGTGTAGTACTACTGGGGTTAGTAGTTGCTGCTTTGTTGTCGAAACCGTTGAATGTTTTACTGGTGGGTGAATCCTATGCTTTGACGCTGGGATTAAATTTAAAAAGAACCAGATTTTGGGTAATTACCAGCGCTTCCATTTTAGCAGGTGTAGTTACGGCATTTTGTGGTCCGATTGCCTTTCTCGGTGTAGCAGTTCCCCATTTGTGTCGCAGTATGTTTAATAGCTACGACCATCGTATTTTAGTACCTGGGGTGATGATTATGGGGGCAATTATGGCGTTATTTGCTGATTTGATGTGTGTAGCACCGGGAAACGAAATGGTGTTACCACTTAACTCTGTAACTGCCCTAGTTGGTACACCTGTTGTTTCTTGGGTGATATTACGAAGATATTACACAAAGTAA